Proteins from a genomic interval of uncultured Methanocorpusculum sp.:
- a CDS encoding 50S ribosomal protein L31e: MVEVQKEQVYVIPLRDVKRVPCYKRANAAIKDIRGYLEHHMKSDDVKLDKSINELVWARGSQKPPRRIRVRAMKFEDGQVQAELAEE, translated from the coding sequence ATGGTAGAAGTGCAAAAAGAACAGGTATACGTGATCCCGCTCCGCGATGTAAAGCGTGTTCCGTGCTACAAGCGTGCAAACGCAGCTATCAAAGACATCCGTGGCTACCTCGAGCATCACATGAAAAGTGATGACGTTAAGCTCGATAAGAGCATTAATGAACTCGTCTGGGCACGCGGATCCCAGAAACCGCCAAGACGCATTCGTGTTCGGGCAATGAAGTTCGAAGATGGTCAGGTCCAGGCAGAACTTGCTGAGGAATAA
- a CDS encoding 50S ribosomal protein L39e — MSKLTKSRKIRLAKATQQNRRVPAWVMIKTKRTVVSHPKRRNWRRSTLKV, encoded by the coding sequence ATGAGCAAACTTACCAAAAGCCGTAAGATTCGTCTTGCAAAGGCAACCCAGCAGAACCGCCGCGTTCCTGCCTGGGTCATGATCAAAACCAAGCGTACCGTTGTGTCGCATCCAAAGAGACGCAACTGGAGACGCAGCACTCTGAAGGTGTAA
- the rpl18a gene encoding 50S ribosomal protein L18Ae, which translates to MPKFEVKGTFKNDGQMKPFTKIVDAPSEKLAGEFTLATIGSKHRLERKYITIDAAKAINGE; encoded by the coding sequence ATGCCGAAATTTGAGGTAAAGGGCACGTTCAAAAATGATGGACAGATGAAGCCCTTCACAAAAATAGTCGATGCACCTTCCGAGAAACTTGCTGGAGAATTCACTCTTGCAACGATCGGAAGCAAGCACAGACTCGAACGCAAGTATATTACCATTGACGCTGCAAAGGCTATTAATGGCGAGTAA
- a CDS encoding LamG-like jellyroll fold domain-containing protein, which produces MLTDSGIPSFNHVRSKVEMVVGTWYHAAGVFNQSGTTTAETLRIYVNGTYPASTYYDTNPTGKKYMEPSGSHINLNSLFNISSYSEVPFPLNGAEIAAIYAFEKDDPR; this is translated from the coding sequence GTGCTTACTGATTCAGGCATCCCATCATTTAACCATGTACGATCAAAAGTAGAGATGGTCGTGGGGACCTGGTATCATGCAGCAGGGGTCTTCAATCAGTCTGGAACAACTACGGCAGAGACGCTCAGAATATATGTGAATGGCACATATCCAGCTTCCACCTACTATGATACAAACCCAACCGGAAAGAAATATATGGAACCGTCAGGTTCGCACATCAATCTAAATTCATTATTTAACATCTCATCATACTCCGAAGTGCCGTTCCCATTGAATGGTGCTGAGATCGCTGCGATCTATGCTTTTGAGAAGGATGATCCGCGGTAA
- a CDS encoding clostripain-related cysteine peptidase, which yields MADLQTGIAASKPYDIIIFDACQMASLEVADALDTHADFLLASEENVPGIGLNYVGIGKAFSSDPVMTPEEVGKSIISAYISGTNENRKTLSLVRLQKAKNVVASLDVLGTSLKDSLNNEDSLAALGDIYTTVQGYGRSDDGSRVASVDLYQFADLIYANTEDTTELHRAAGSLMTSLQNYVVAEDHSTHFSAANGVSIVAPKEDFTKAIPQSIAFGRNGWYEYFSSYMSKTGSQSQPSASYKSGNTDSRTIVVHDETETTWAFADYVYYTDSNCIIVGQTPLEEIYAHSEDGLWISVPTGEYEEPDWDGSWFVLRSDDKNADVLVSMTYAYSVVEDESVKDVYLIFGNITREINGKDITHPSVITAVVDMNAMKTNYLFVESVSEDGWYSRTNLWGDTKLLPGDVFTPLIEVYNEKEEAISTVYSADSFTFGDDPAEDLVFTALDENNCYWLVELDDYLDDDAFYLEEPDFPDTGAAKSPILPAGMLFGLAAAFLLIKRR from the coding sequence GTGGCTGATCTGCAGACCGGCATTGCTGCCTCCAAACCTTATGATATCATTATCTTCGATGCCTGTCAGATGGCATCCCTTGAAGTGGCCGATGCCTTAGATACGCACGCGGATTTCCTTCTCGCATCCGAAGAGAATGTTCCGGGGATCGGACTCAATTACGTCGGAATCGGTAAGGCGTTCTCCAGCGACCCGGTGATGACCCCGGAGGAAGTTGGAAAGAGCATCATTTCTGCGTATATATCAGGCACGAACGAGAATCGGAAAACCCTCTCCCTTGTCCGTCTCCAGAAAGCAAAGAATGTAGTAGCATCCCTTGACGTACTCGGGACTTCGCTAAAAGACAGTCTCAACAACGAAGACTCGCTTGCAGCTCTCGGAGATATCTACACAACTGTCCAAGGCTATGGTAGGTCGGATGATGGATCAAGGGTGGCGTCGGTAGATCTCTATCAGTTTGCGGACCTGATTTACGCGAACACCGAAGATACGACCGAACTGCATAGAGCCGCCGGATCTCTGATGACCTCACTGCAGAATTACGTTGTCGCAGAAGATCACTCCACCCATTTCAGTGCTGCAAACGGCGTATCCATTGTAGCACCAAAAGAGGACTTTACAAAGGCGATCCCTCAAAGCATAGCGTTTGGAAGAAACGGATGGTATGAGTATTTCTCAAGCTATATGAGCAAAACCGGCAGCCAAAGTCAGCCAAGCGCTTCGTACAAGAGCGGGAATACCGACAGCCGAACGATCGTTGTTCATGACGAAACGGAGACGACGTGGGCGTTTGCCGATTATGTGTATTACACTGATTCGAACTGCATCATAGTCGGTCAAACACCACTCGAGGAAATATACGCTCACTCCGAGGACGGCCTCTGGATTTCCGTTCCGACCGGCGAGTATGAGGAACCAGACTGGGACGGATCCTGGTTTGTCCTGAGAAGTGACGACAAAAATGCAGATGTACTCGTATCAATGACGTATGCATACTCCGTCGTCGAAGATGAGTCCGTCAAAGATGTGTATCTGATATTCGGAAACATAACGAGAGAGATCAACGGAAAGGACATAACGCATCCTTCGGTGATCACTGCCGTTGTCGATATGAACGCGATGAAGACGAACTATTTGTTTGTTGAATCCGTATCGGAAGACGGCTGGTATTCGCGTACGAACCTCTGGGGAGATACGAAACTTTTACCAGGCGATGTGTTCACACCGCTTATTGAAGTCTACAACGAAAAAGAAGAGGCGATCTCCACGGTATATTCCGCAGACAGTTTCACATTCGGCGATGATCCTGCAGAAGATTTAGTCTTTACTGCATTGGATGAAAATAATTGTTACTGGCTAGTCGAACTCGATGATTATCTTGATGACGATGCGTTCTATCTCGAAGAGCCGGATTTCCCGGATACCGGAGCTGCGAAGTCACCGATCCTGCCGGCAGGAATGCTTTTTGGTCTGGCGGCCGCTTTCCTGCTGATCAAAAGAAGATAA
- the pfdA gene encoding prefoldin subunit alpha: MASNTDQASLEQEVRSLQAYANEYSQQFELLTQQLRFIESARGEALTSTESLEAFSGLEGDVPTLLNLGGGISVHAIVTDTKKILVGIGAGITVEKPVEEAITFLHDRVTEMDASAKRLTESLGKLQEQMRAVEQRMQEIYSQTQHR; encoded by the coding sequence ATGGCGAGTAATACTGATCAGGCATCCCTGGAGCAGGAGGTCCGCTCCCTCCAGGCATATGCCAATGAATATTCCCAGCAGTTTGAACTTCTGACCCAGCAGCTGCGGTTCATCGAATCGGCACGCGGGGAAGCTTTAACGTCCACCGAGTCGCTGGAAGCTTTCAGCGGTCTGGAAGGAGATGTACCCACTCTTCTGAATCTGGGCGGGGGCATATCAGTTCATGCCATCGTCACCGACACGAAGAAGATCCTGGTTGGGATCGGCGCAGGCATCACGGTTGAAAAACCGGTCGAAGAAGCGATCACGTTCCTTCACGACCGGGTCACTGAGATGGATGCATCCGCAAAACGGCTTACCGAGTCCCTTGGAAAGCTTCAGGAACAGATGCGGGCCGTTGAGCAGAGAATGCAGGAAATCTATTCTCAGACTCAGCACCGCTGA
- a CDS encoding alpha hydrolase produces the protein MLYSGGKDSSLAAVLLSRDYDVELLTFVFDETHAVPSIEAAAKETGFPWKKLVFAPGFLDEVVDRIVHDGHPANAINEIHRRSLCAAAQEYEVVADGTRRDDRVPMRTQSEVQSLEMKYGVSYIRPLLGIGKKEIIRLAEKFFEIAYGETGTIPNGDFENEIRSEMTRRGIDFVSLFPKNHEQSLIIKKKMVNEP, from the coding sequence GTGCTCTACAGCGGCGGTAAAGACAGCAGTCTTGCCGCGGTCCTGTTGTCACGGGATTATGATGTGGAGCTTTTGACCTTTGTCTTTGACGAAACCCATGCCGTGCCTTCTATCGAGGCGGCGGCAAAGGAAACCGGTTTCCCCTGGAAGAAACTGGTCTTTGCGCCAGGTTTCCTTGATGAAGTCGTGGACAGAATAGTTCATGACGGGCATCCTGCAAATGCTATCAACGAAATCCACCGACGGTCCCTCTGTGCTGCAGCACAGGAATATGAGGTGGTCGCTGACGGAACCCGACGAGATGACCGGGTTCCGATGCGGACACAGTCTGAAGTGCAGAGTCTGGAGATGAAGTACGGGGTAAGTTATATCCGCCCCTTACTTGGCATCGGAAAAAAAGAGATCATCCGGTTAGCGGAAAAGTTCTTTGAGATCGCCTACGGCGAAACCGGAACGATTCCAAACGGTGACTTCGAAAACGAGATCAGGTCAGAAATGACTCGGAGAGGAATAGACTTTGTGTCTCTCTTCCCGAAAAATCATGAACAGTCTCTGATCATCAAGAAAAAAATGGTGAATGAACCATGA
- a CDS encoding DNA glycosylase, translating into MHRFSLKDTPFQLDLTVSCGQAFRWRQHNGFWYAPVGDQIWKIQQERDLLLYDGPTEKELIRYFGLDIPLDDILNDIDRDPLIHAAIEKCRGLRIIRQDPWECLVSYICATCANIPGIMMRIENLAEKYGNQLEIDGVTFHTFPDAKCLSEEEICSIRTCKVGYRDAYICGAAEMAASDPHWAEKIADMPYSQAHETLMMLNGVGPKVADCVLLFGFEKYEAFPVDVWIERILRTKYLGGTRKLSYKKAGSFAREHFGQYAGYAQEYLFGIREEISRKGE; encoded by the coding sequence ATGCATAGATTTTCTCTGAAAGATACACCGTTTCAGCTTGATCTGACGGTTTCCTGCGGGCAGGCATTTCGGTGGCGGCAGCATAACGGATTCTGGTATGCACCTGTTGGAGACCAAATATGGAAGATCCAGCAGGAGAGAGATCTTCTTTTGTATGATGGACCGACCGAGAAGGAACTCATCAGATACTTTGGCCTTGATATCCCCCTTGACGATATCCTTAATGATATAGACAGAGATCCCCTGATCCACGCAGCAATCGAAAAGTGCCGCGGTCTTCGGATCATCAGGCAGGATCCTTGGGAGTGTCTAGTGTCATATATCTGCGCGACGTGTGCAAATATTCCCGGAATTATGATGCGGATCGAGAATCTCGCAGAGAAATATGGCAACCAATTAGAAATAGACGGGGTGACATTCCACACATTCCCGGACGCAAAGTGCCTCTCAGAAGAGGAGATCTGTTCGATACGTACATGCAAAGTGGGGTATCGTGACGCATACATCTGCGGGGCTGCAGAAATGGCTGCCTCCGACCCCCACTGGGCAGAGAAGATTGCAGATATGCCGTATTCTCAGGCACATGAGACACTCATGATGCTAAATGGCGTCGGGCCAAAGGTGGCAGACTGTGTCCTGCTGTTTGGCTTTGAAAAATACGAGGCGTTCCCGGTTGATGTATGGATCGAGAGAATCCTTAGGACAAAATATCTTGGAGGTACACGAAAACTCTCATATAAAAAAGCAGGATCGTTTGCCAGAGAACATTTTGGTCAGTATGCGGGATATGCTCAGGAGTATTTGTTTGGGATTCGGGAAGAGATCAGCAGGAAAGGTGAGTGA
- a CDS encoding signal recognition particle protein Srp54, producing MGLDTLSNSLKDAMKKHAGKTVIDRAAVDELVRDLQRALLSSDVNVKLVMELSKQIKARALDEDLPKGINAREHVLRIVYQELVNLVGKEAEFSLKPQKILMAGLQGSGKTTTTGKLCRYFQRKGLKVGAIGADNFRPGAYAQLETLCKKINVPSYGDPKEKDTVKIVKDGLAALKDVDVIIVDTAGRHALEDELIDEIKQVNAYLKPDHRWLIIDAALGQAARDQAKRFHEAIGIDGVIVTKMDGTAKGGGAMSAVAETQSGIVFIGNGETIDDLERFDPNGFISRLLGMGDLKALVEKAEESMNAEDVDINAMLRGKFTLNDMYKQLEAVQKMGPLKQVLSMLPMGNMNVPSDALEGTADKMKKFRIIMDSMNPQELDEPALINTSRMMRVAKGSGSSVEEVRDLIKYYKMMQKTLKGFRGNRMAMGKMMKQMQKGGMGPMGPM from the coding sequence ATGGGACTCGATACACTTTCCAACTCACTCAAGGACGCAATGAAGAAACACGCCGGCAAGACGGTCATTGACCGTGCCGCAGTCGACGAACTCGTTCGCGATCTCCAAAGAGCCCTGCTCTCGTCGGATGTCAACGTCAAACTCGTGATGGAGCTCTCCAAGCAGATCAAAGCCCGTGCTCTGGACGAAGATCTTCCCAAAGGCATCAACGCCCGTGAACATGTTCTCAGAATCGTGTATCAGGAGCTGGTAAATCTTGTCGGCAAAGAGGCCGAGTTCTCCTTGAAACCGCAGAAGATTCTGATGGCCGGTCTGCAGGGTTCGGGTAAGACCACCACGACCGGCAAACTCTGCCGCTACTTCCAGAGAAAAGGGCTGAAAGTAGGGGCGATCGGTGCCGATAATTTCAGGCCCGGAGCGTATGCCCAGCTGGAAACACTCTGTAAAAAGATCAATGTTCCAAGTTACGGTGATCCAAAAGAGAAGGATACCGTAAAAATCGTCAAAGACGGACTTGCAGCCCTGAAAGATGTGGATGTCATCATTGTCGATACCGCCGGCCGTCATGCGCTGGAAGATGAGCTAATCGATGAGATCAAGCAGGTCAACGCATACCTCAAACCCGATCACCGCTGGCTCATCATCGACGCAGCTCTCGGTCAGGCGGCCCGTGATCAGGCAAAACGGTTCCATGAAGCGATCGGCATCGACGGCGTGATCGTGACGAAGATGGACGGTACGGCGAAAGGAGGAGGCGCCATGTCTGCCGTCGCCGAAACCCAGTCAGGAATCGTTTTCATCGGTAACGGTGAGACGATCGACGATCTCGAACGTTTCGATCCAAACGGATTCATCTCCAGACTTCTCGGCATGGGCGATCTCAAAGCCCTCGTCGAAAAGGCTGAGGAGTCGATGAATGCCGAGGATGTCGATATCAACGCCATGCTTCGGGGAAAGTTTACGCTGAACGATATGTATAAACAACTCGAAGCGGTACAGAAGATGGGTCCGTTAAAGCAGGTTCTCTCCATGCTGCCGATGGGCAATATGAACGTCCCATCCGATGCTTTGGAAGGAACCGCCGACAAGATGAAAAAGTTCAGAATCATCATGGACTCCATGAACCCCCAAGAACTTGACGAACCTGCCCTGATCAACACATCCAGAATGATGCGTGTTGCCAAAGGATCCGGGTCCTCGGTCGAGGAGGTGCGCGATCTGATCAAATACTATAAAATGATGCAGAAAACGCTGAAAGGATTCAGAGGGAACCGGATGGCGATGGGCAAAATGATGAAACAAATGCAGAAAGGCGGCATGGGACCTATGGGTCCAATGTAA
- a CDS encoding DNA-binding protein translates to MGDDELAEIRRQRMMQMQQQQMAEQDQIQRQQQMQAQIQSVLMQVMEPEARERLNTIRLTKPEFAASVEQQIVSLAQSGRLRQKITDEQLRQLLTQIVPQKKEFNIRRVG, encoded by the coding sequence ATGGGAGACGATGAACTCGCAGAGATCCGCCGTCAGCGTATGATGCAGATGCAGCAGCAGCAGATGGCGGAACAAGACCAGATCCAGCGTCAGCAGCAGATGCAGGCACAGATTCAGTCTGTACTCATGCAGGTAATGGAGCCTGAAGCTCGTGAGCGGTTAAACACCATCCGGCTTACAAAACCGGAGTTTGCCGCTTCCGTCGAGCAGCAGATTGTATCTCTCGCCCAATCCGGACGCCTGCGTCAGAAAATTACCGATGAACAACTCAGACAGCTGTTAACTCAGATTGTCCCGCAGAAGAAGGAATTCAATATCCGCAGGGTTGGATGA
- a CDS encoding 30S ribosomal protein S19e: MTTVFDIPADLLIAKVADELKNESVIKAPEWAEYVKTGVHKEMPPENPDWWYVRSAAVLRRIYVDGPIGVERMRSVYGGLQDRGSKPSHFRKGSGSIARKVMQQLETAGYLEKVTGGRSVSAKGRKFLDNIAYSIKDQAVETAPGLAKY; encoded by the coding sequence ATGACTACAGTGTTTGATATTCCGGCAGACTTACTCATCGCAAAGGTAGCAGACGAACTCAAGAACGAGTCCGTTATTAAAGCACCCGAGTGGGCAGAGTATGTCAAGACGGGAGTACACAAGGAGATGCCGCCGGAAAATCCAGACTGGTGGTATGTTCGTTCCGCAGCAGTGCTGCGTAGAATTTACGTTGACGGCCCAATTGGAGTTGAGCGTATGCGCTCTGTTTACGGCGGTCTGCAGGACCGCGGTTCCAAGCCGTCCCACTTTAGAAAAGGCAGTGGTAGCATTGCCAGAAAAGTCATGCAGCAGCTCGAAACTGCCGGCTACCTCGAAAAGGTTACCGGTGGCCGCAGTGTTTCTGCAAAAGGCCGCAAATTCCTCGACAACATCGCCTACTCCATTAAGGATCAGGCAGTCGAGACTGCGCCCGGACTCGCAAAGTATTAA
- the ftsY gene encoding signal recognition particle-docking protein FtsY: MFEGLKNKLGLGKKKNPIPETEAPVPAAVETIPSPQPEDKKAPGFLNKIKTLVVEHEFVLSEKDIEESLFELQMVLLESDVAYPVAEAITEHMKKELVGTHRKLRESADDVVTNALRHAIEEVLGEGFDLVSYVRTHDRPVKILFTGVNGTGKTTSVAKIAHYLQSQGLSVVVGAGDTFRAGAIEQIRVHCDRLGIKLIAHQEGADPSAVLYDTVEYAKAHKTDVVLADSAGRFHNRVNLMNQLEKIKRVMKPDLVFYVDEAVAGNDAVIRAEEFEKTVSTDGVILTKVDMDPKGGAAISIAYTIGKPLVFLGVGQGYDDMKPFTPSLIIDEIFGDD; the protein is encoded by the coding sequence ATGTTTGAAGGACTGAAAAATAAGCTCGGTCTCGGGAAAAAAAAGAACCCGATTCCGGAGACGGAAGCGCCCGTTCCTGCCGCCGTCGAAACAATACCATCACCCCAGCCTGAGGATAAAAAAGCCCCGGGCTTCCTCAATAAAATCAAAACTCTTGTAGTAGAACACGAGTTTGTCCTCTCCGAAAAAGATATCGAGGAATCCCTCTTCGAACTCCAGATGGTCCTCCTGGAGTCCGATGTCGCTTATCCGGTAGCCGAGGCGATCACCGAACATATGAAAAAAGAACTCGTCGGCACTCACCGAAAGCTTCGCGAATCGGCCGATGATGTTGTCACGAACGCTCTTCGGCATGCAATCGAAGAGGTTCTCGGCGAGGGGTTCGATCTCGTATCCTATGTCAGAACGCATGACCGTCCGGTCAAGATCCTCTTCACCGGCGTGAACGGGACCGGGAAAACGACCTCGGTTGCTAAGATCGCCCATTATCTTCAGAGTCAGGGACTATCCGTCGTGGTCGGGGCGGGCGACACGTTCCGTGCCGGGGCCATTGAACAGATCCGGGTTCACTGTGATCGGCTTGGGATAAAACTCATCGCCCATCAGGAAGGTGCCGATCCCTCGGCAGTTCTCTACGACACCGTCGAGTACGCCAAAGCCCACAAAACTGATGTGGTTCTTGCGGATTCAGCAGGGCGCTTCCACAATCGTGTCAATCTCATGAACCAGCTCGAAAAAATCAAGCGGGTCATGAAACCCGATCTCGTCTTCTATGTGGACGAGGCCGTTGCGGGAAACGATGCCGTCATCCGTGCCGAAGAGTTTGAAAAGACCGTCTCCACAGACGGTGTCATTCTTACCAAGGTCGACATGGATCCAAAAGGCGGTGCTGCGATTTCGATTGCCTACACGATCGGAAAACCTCTTGTTTTCCTGGGAGTCGGGCAGGGATATGACGATATGAAACCGTTCACTCCCTCGCTGATTATCGATGAAATATTTGGAGATGACTAA
- a CDS encoding YhbY family RNA-binding protein, with translation MWVGKNGYTEDLVAEVRHQLDARKVIKIKWLQNSDMNAEEVQDLAKAASAEVIAARGRMVVLGAKNRGKVSETTPSRRTPPKNLSARNKIKSSFLGKK, from the coding sequence ATATGGGTCGGCAAAAACGGCTACACCGAAGATCTCGTTGCCGAGGTTCGCCACCAGCTTGACGCACGCAAAGTTATCAAAATCAAATGGCTACAGAATTCCGATATGAATGCCGAGGAGGTTCAGGACCTTGCCAAAGCCGCTTCAGCCGAGGTCATTGCCGCGCGTGGGAGGATGGTCGTTCTTGGTGCCAAAAACCGGGGAAAGGTCTCCGAAACCACGCCTTCGAGACGAACGCCGCCGAAAAATCTCTCGGCACGTAACAAGATCAAGTCTTCTTTCCTCGGAAAGAAATAA
- a CDS encoding translation initiation factor IF-6, producing MDQTLSLNGDPNIGVYARVFEDLAVVPVEAPKEFRDKIAEALDVEVIETFIQGSSVIGLLLTGNSRGFVVSGLIQDSELEILQEYGDCLLLGEEMNAAGNVILTNDSFAVVHPDISSVMREMVADFLKVKIIPMSFAGVGTVGMTCACTNTGVLLPARSTPEEIEKLEKSIDNANVAIGTGSVNMGSGLIGTGLLINSKGYLAGNATTGYELGRIEDVFGFL from the coding sequence ATGGACCAGACCCTGTCATTGAATGGTGACCCGAACATCGGCGTGTATGCCCGTGTCTTTGAAGATCTTGCCGTAGTCCCGGTCGAAGCTCCAAAAGAGTTCCGGGACAAAATAGCGGAAGCTTTGGATGTCGAGGTTATTGAAACCTTTATCCAGGGTTCCTCTGTCATAGGTCTCCTCCTGACTGGCAATTCCCGCGGATTTGTCGTTTCCGGTCTCATTCAGGATTCAGAACTCGAAATCCTTCAGGAGTACGGCGACTGTCTGCTCCTTGGAGAAGAGATGAATGCGGCAGGGAACGTAATCCTGACCAACGATTCGTTTGCCGTCGTGCATCCGGACATATCGTCTGTGATGCGCGAAATGGTGGCGGATTTTCTGAAAGTCAAGATAATCCCGATGTCCTTTGCAGGAGTCGGAACGGTCGGTATGACATGCGCCTGTACAAATACAGGTGTTCTTCTGCCGGCAAGAAGCACTCCCGAGGAGATCGAAAAACTGGAAAAGAGCATTGATAATGCTAACGTCGCTATTGGAACCGGATCCGTCAACATGGGTTCGGGGCTTATAGGTACCGGTCTTCTGATCAACAGTAAAGGATATCTGGCAGGTAACGCTACCACGGGCTATGAACTTGGTAGAATCGAAGATGTATTTGGATTCTTGTGA